Proteins from one Arthrobacter sp. Soc17.1.1.1 genomic window:
- a CDS encoding FMN-binding protein, which yields MTVRLPDALPASTSASPSSPSASAPASPSSSARTNAPTTGRAASPLPRRVLTALAAVSILGAAGCAGAEAEPPAPESQAAAPAESPAGTGEAPATTEAGDAAGPAAADQVYEDGTYTETGSYQSPAGPEEVGVTMTLEADVVTAVEVEPMPDNPTTTMYQERFAGGITDAIVGRKLDDLTVDKVAGSSLTSGGFNEAADKIKSEAQL from the coding sequence ATGACCGTCCGCCTCCCCGATGCCCTCCCGGCATCGACCTCCGCTTCCCCCTCCTCTCCCTCTGCTTCCGCTCCGGCTTCTCCCTCTTCCTCCGCCCGGACGAACGCTCCGACGACCGGCAGGGCAGCGTCCCCGCTCCCCCGGCGGGTCCTGACGGCCCTCGCGGCGGTCTCGATCCTGGGGGCAGCGGGCTGCGCCGGGGCCGAGGCCGAGCCTCCCGCCCCGGAGTCCCAGGCCGCGGCCCCGGCGGAGTCCCCGGCAGGGACCGGCGAGGCACCGGCGACGACGGAGGCCGGCGACGCCGCGGGTCCGGCCGCCGCAGACCAGGTGTACGAGGACGGCACCTACACGGAGACCGGCTCCTACCAGTCCCCGGCCGGCCCGGAGGAGGTGGGCGTGACCATGACGCTCGAGGCCGACGTCGTGACCGCCGTCGAGGTGGAGCCCATGCCCGACAACCCGACCACCACCATGTACCAGGAACGTTTCGCGGGAGGCATCACGGACGCCATCGTGGGCAGGAAGCTCGACGACCTCACGGTCGACAAGGTGGCCGGGTCCTCCCTGACCAGCGGTGGCTTCAACGAGGCGGCCGACAAGATCAAGAGCGAAGCCCAGCTCTAG
- a CDS encoding FAD:protein FMN transferase — MADSFSFGAIGTRWRVDSAAALLSGHRADLLRLAEEYDALYSRFREDSGVTALASTGGFLPLPDHGAGLGRLLRSLHDATGGGVSPLVGERLAALGYDAGYSFVPTAAPEPSRAWQGLLDWTEDGVALSAPALLDVGAAGKGQLVDLMLEYLVSEGHDDVLVDASGDMRRTGTGTITVALEHPYDPTSAIGTVRLGSGALCASASNRRVWGDGLHHVLDARTGRCIDTVVATWVLAPDAMTADGLCTALFVADPADLTPDFDFDYVIVYSDGRARSSAALQGALFS; from the coding sequence GTGGCGGACTCCTTCAGCTTCGGGGCGATCGGCACCCGCTGGCGTGTCGACAGCGCCGCGGCGCTCCTGTCCGGGCACCGCGCTGACCTCCTGCGCCTCGCCGAGGAGTACGACGCCCTCTACTCGCGCTTCCGCGAGGACTCCGGTGTCACGGCGCTCGCGTCGACGGGAGGATTCCTGCCGCTGCCGGACCACGGCGCCGGGCTCGGCCGGCTGCTGCGTTCCCTCCACGACGCCACAGGCGGCGGGGTCTCGCCGCTGGTCGGCGAGCGCCTGGCCGCCCTGGGGTACGACGCCGGGTACTCGTTCGTGCCCACCGCGGCACCGGAGCCCTCCCGCGCCTGGCAGGGCCTGCTCGACTGGACGGAGGACGGCGTCGCCCTGAGCGCACCCGCACTCCTCGACGTCGGCGCCGCGGGCAAGGGGCAGCTCGTCGACCTGATGCTGGAGTACCTCGTGTCCGAGGGGCACGACGACGTGCTCGTGGATGCGAGCGGTGACATGCGACGGACCGGCACCGGTACGATCACGGTCGCCCTGGAGCACCCCTATGATCCGACGTCGGCCATCGGGACGGTGCGGCTCGGGTCGGGGGCCCTGTGCGCGTCCGCCTCCAACCGCCGCGTATGGGGCGACGGACTGCACCACGTCCTCGACGCCCGGACGGGGCGGTGCATCGACACCGTCGTCGCCACCTGGGTCCTCGCCCCCGACGCGATGACCGCCGACGGCCTGTGCACGGCCCTGTTCGTCGCCGACCCCGCCGATCTCACCCCGGACTTCGACTTCGACTACGTCATCGTGTACTCGGACGGTCGCGCCCGCTCGTCCGCCGCACTCCAAGGAGCCCTGTTCTCATGA
- a CDS encoding FAD-dependent oxidoreductase, with protein sequence MTAVLDGLLGRMTMYRLTLTLLLVLTAEAFVLSVAGLLAYTPAELGGTLVAAVGGTIVGTRLMALILRLRPHSESSLITGLIVFLIMFPSSTAAGLGGILVAGVAAGASKFLLAFRGRHVFNPAAAGAVVATLLGVGAAAWWVANAYMLPVVAVGAALLLYRTRKLSMGVVFLVVALGLLLVGLVQGGMAPGAGLQLVLTSYPVLFLLGFMMTEPLTLPPLRRQQWLFAAVVAVVFALQPSLGPVFLGPEFALVIGNAVAFLMGQRRGVRLSFAGSRRLTPTSTELVFAPAKPVRFRAGQYMELSLPHRGADGRGSRRVFSITSAPQQDDVTFGLRTTESGSSFKKALLDLPRDARITGTLVGGDFCLPRDPSVPLLLAAGGIGVTPFISQLRDLAARGEVRDVVLVYVVRDAREIAYRDELAELGTRVVLFLPAGSDVPPLPGAWTLAGAEPSAENLLAAVPDLGGRTVLVSGSPAFIGGFRAAVRSAGVSRVRTDAFLGY encoded by the coding sequence ATGACCGCAGTACTCGACGGCCTGCTCGGCCGCATGACCATGTACCGGCTGACGCTGACCCTGCTCCTGGTCCTCACCGCCGAGGCGTTCGTCCTGTCGGTGGCGGGGCTCCTCGCCTACACGCCGGCCGAGCTCGGCGGGACACTCGTGGCCGCGGTGGGCGGGACGATCGTCGGCACCCGGCTAATGGCCCTGATCCTGCGGCTCCGACCGCACAGCGAGTCCTCCCTCATCACGGGGCTGATCGTGTTCCTCATCATGTTCCCGTCGAGCACCGCCGCCGGCCTCGGGGGGATCCTCGTGGCCGGGGTGGCAGCCGGCGCGTCGAAGTTCCTCCTGGCCTTCCGCGGGCGCCACGTCTTCAACCCTGCCGCGGCCGGCGCCGTCGTCGCCACGCTCCTCGGGGTCGGTGCGGCCGCCTGGTGGGTCGCCAACGCGTACATGCTGCCCGTCGTCGCGGTGGGAGCCGCCCTGCTCCTCTACCGCACGCGGAAGCTGTCCATGGGGGTGGTCTTCCTCGTCGTGGCGCTCGGACTCCTCCTGGTGGGCCTCGTGCAGGGCGGCATGGCGCCCGGCGCCGGCCTCCAGCTGGTCCTGACCTCCTACCCCGTCCTGTTCCTGCTCGGCTTCATGATGACCGAACCGCTCACGCTGCCCCCGCTGCGCCGGCAGCAATGGCTCTTCGCGGCCGTCGTGGCCGTCGTGTTCGCGCTCCAGCCCTCCCTCGGCCCGGTGTTCCTCGGTCCCGAGTTCGCGCTCGTCATCGGCAACGCCGTCGCGTTCCTCATGGGGCAGCGGCGGGGCGTCCGGCTGTCCTTCGCGGGCTCGCGGCGGCTCACGCCGACCAGCACCGAACTGGTCTTCGCGCCGGCGAAGCCCGTACGGTTCCGCGCGGGCCAGTACATGGAGCTGAGCCTGCCGCACCGCGGCGCGGACGGCCGCGGCAGCCGGAGGGTCTTCAGCATCACCTCCGCACCCCAGCAGGACGACGTCACCTTCGGGCTGCGCACCACGGAGTCCGGCAGCTCGTTCAAGAAGGCGCTGCTCGACCTGCCGCGGGACGCACGGATCACCGGCACCCTCGTGGGCGGTGACTTCTGCCTGCCGCGCGACCCGTCCGTCCCGCTGCTGCTCGCCGCGGGCGGCATCGGCGTGACCCCGTTCATCAGCCAGCTCAGGGACCTCGCCGCGCGGGGCGAGGTCCGCGACGTCGTCCTGGTCTACGTGGTGCGCGACGCACGGGAGATCGCGTACCGCGACGAGCTGGCCGAGCTCGGCACCCGGGTGGTGCTCTTCCTGCCCGCCGGGAGCGACGTCCCCCCGCTGCCCGGGGCATGGACGCTCGCGGGGGCGGAGCCTTCGGCGGAGAATCTCCTGGCCGCCGTACCGGACCTCGGCGGCCGCACCGTGCTCGTCTCGGGCTCACCGGCGTTCATCGGCGGCTTCCGCGCGGCGGTGCGTTCAGCGGGCGTGTCGCGGGTGAGGACGGACGCCTTCCTGGGCTACTGA
- a CDS encoding DUF4129 domain-containing protein, whose protein sequence is MATKLRPRRASGTPVGAALTVIMLVLAVLAAGFVGDFSADPVVEAPAAVREQPSAPPPTATGTPEPQPDGERVEIAGDWAVAALLVLAMAGLALLVRFLLRFRAQREAEDGVSEQTDPQQHDPRSLAADALPAWTDAAQALLASDADTSDVVIRCWLGFERLCAAAGVARTRAQTTSDFATVAAKALDLPRDPLAVLTRLYQRARFGRGEPASPLGRDDRERALTAVRELSAALPSRRTEAP, encoded by the coding sequence GTGGCGACGAAGCTCAGGCCGCGACGCGCGTCCGGTACACCCGTCGGCGCCGCCCTGACGGTGATCATGCTGGTCCTCGCCGTCCTCGCCGCGGGCTTCGTCGGCGACTTCTCGGCGGATCCCGTCGTGGAGGCACCGGCCGCCGTACGGGAACAGCCGAGCGCTCCCCCGCCGACCGCCACCGGCACCCCTGAACCCCAGCCCGACGGCGAGCGCGTCGAGATCGCCGGTGACTGGGCCGTCGCGGCACTGCTGGTCCTGGCGATGGCGGGGCTCGCCCTGCTGGTGCGCTTCCTCCTGCGGTTCCGCGCGCAGCGGGAGGCGGAGGACGGCGTGTCCGAGCAGACCGACCCGCAGCAGCACGATCCGCGCTCCCTTGCCGCCGACGCCCTGCCTGCCTGGACGGACGCCGCACAGGCGCTCCTGGCCTCGGATGCGGACACCTCCGACGTCGTCATCCGGTGCTGGCTCGGCTTCGAGCGCCTGTGCGCCGCGGCGGGCGTGGCGAGGACCCGGGCCCAGACGACGTCGGACTTCGCGACCGTCGCAGCCAAGGCCCTCGACCTGCCCCGTGATCCCCTGGCCGTCCTGACACGCCTCTACCAGCGCGCCCGCTTCGGCCGGGGAGAGCCCGCCTCGCCGCTGGGCCGGGACGACCGGGAACGGGCGCTCACCGCGGTCCGGGAACTCTCGGCCGCCCTGCCCTCCCGCCGCACGGAGGCCCCGTGA
- a CDS encoding AAA family ATPase yields MSTIDPDAPAPEASPDTAPDTAPDTAPDTAWGTAGVSGPEAAARLGREVLHRTGTVVVGAEGALRLALAAVLAGGHVLFEDLPGLGKTLAAKTLAQALGLDFRRLQFTPDLLPSDVTGSSIFNPATREFEFKPGPIFTGLFLADEINRTSPKTQSALLEAMAEAQVSVEGTTLRLQRPFHVFATSNPIEFEGTYPLPEAQLDRFLVRLRFGYPGPGGEQDIIARRLARRQDGTRVANVTTADGLVRLQAAVEAVGVDDDVIDYAVRLTAATRRHPDVEVGASPRGSQALVLLGRALAVLDGRTYVLPEDIKEGAVAVLAHRLTLTPSSWAQGVAAERVVRDVLAEVPTPSTVPHG; encoded by the coding sequence ATGAGCACCATCGATCCCGACGCTCCCGCCCCGGAGGCCAGCCCGGACACTGCGCCTGACACTGCGCCTGACACTGCGCCTGACACGGCGTGGGGCACCGCCGGGGTGTCCGGTCCCGAGGCCGCCGCCCGGCTGGGCCGGGAGGTGCTGCACCGCACGGGCACCGTCGTCGTCGGTGCCGAGGGCGCGCTCCGCCTCGCGCTCGCAGCGGTCCTCGCCGGCGGCCATGTGCTCTTCGAGGACCTCCCCGGACTCGGGAAGACGCTCGCGGCCAAGACCCTCGCCCAGGCGCTCGGGCTCGACTTCCGGCGCCTGCAGTTCACGCCCGATCTGCTGCCCTCGGACGTCACCGGGTCCTCCATCTTCAATCCGGCCACGCGCGAGTTCGAGTTCAAGCCGGGTCCGATCTTCACGGGGCTGTTCCTCGCCGACGAGATCAACAGGACCTCCCCCAAGACGCAGTCCGCGCTGCTGGAGGCCATGGCGGAGGCGCAGGTGTCGGTGGAAGGCACCACCCTGCGGCTGCAGCGGCCGTTCCACGTCTTCGCGACGTCGAACCCGATCGAGTTCGAGGGCACCTACCCGCTGCCCGAGGCGCAATTGGACCGCTTCCTCGTGCGCCTGCGGTTCGGGTATCCCGGCCCCGGCGGTGAGCAGGACATCATCGCCCGGCGCCTCGCCCGGCGGCAGGACGGGACACGGGTGGCGAACGTGACCACGGCTGACGGACTGGTGCGCCTCCAGGCCGCCGTGGAGGCGGTGGGCGTGGACGACGACGTCATCGACTACGCGGTGCGCCTCACCGCGGCGACGCGCCGCCACCCCGATGTGGAGGTGGGTGCCTCGCCGCGCGGATCCCAGGCACTCGTGCTCCTCGGCCGCGCCCTCGCCGTCCTCGACGGGCGCACCTACGTCCTGCCCGAGGACATCAAGGAGGGTGCCGTGGCGGTCCTCGCGCACCGGCTCACCCTCACGCCGTCGTCCTGGGCGCAGGGGGTGGCTGCCGAGCGCGTGGTGCGCGACGTGCTGGCCGAGGTGCCCACGCCGTCGACGGTGCCCCATGGGTAG
- a CDS encoding DUF58 domain-containing protein: MGRGRAGSRAGGPTRSPGAALAVIVALVCVVAGFVAGRPDAVALAAPFALLALAGRPALPAGEETPVGIAADRRADPRAEGQGSRLRLLLTTGPAGGTSDDLVATVLAAPGCPPDALVLGAGEECPLLVRAPYSGERDVLSYGAAGLTADVVRSSPFLARPPVRVSVLPPIGALLARPASRRLVGLAGTHASRRPGEGGELRSVAPLQAGDALRRIDWRATARRSTDQDRLMVRRSYADAEASIVLVVDQAHDLPASTADWFAAGPRRPGPGSLHVARGAAATVAASFLAGGDRVGLHDLSGTRRPLRSAGGARHLEQIRTRLAGMAVVPRKRRSRDPVPPPGTVVVVFSAFLDAEPARLLRLWHAQGHLVAAVDCVPPLRPGGTTTAQAEAVRLTLLRRRLLLEALQDDGIPVFVGTPADALPGPGPRGRDMPASSTAGTDLYATTGSDLASGLRLLARQAARRGGSRGGSRGGATPDSGTPVAPAGSGIP; this comes from the coding sequence ATGGGTAGGGGCAGGGCCGGGAGCAGGGCCGGCGGACCCACCCGGTCCCCAGGCGCGGCCCTGGCGGTCATCGTGGCGCTGGTGTGCGTGGTGGCGGGGTTCGTCGCCGGCCGGCCGGACGCCGTCGCGCTCGCAGCGCCGTTCGCCCTCCTGGCCCTCGCCGGGCGCCCCGCACTGCCCGCCGGGGAGGAGACACCCGTCGGCATAGCTGCCGACAGGCGGGCCGATCCGCGGGCGGAGGGACAGGGCTCCCGGCTGCGACTGCTCCTCACCACAGGGCCGGCCGGCGGGACGTCCGACGATCTCGTCGCGACCGTCCTGGCCGCACCCGGGTGCCCGCCGGACGCGCTCGTGCTGGGAGCCGGGGAGGAGTGCCCGCTGCTGGTCCGGGCACCGTACTCGGGCGAGCGCGACGTGCTGTCCTACGGTGCGGCCGGCCTCACCGCCGACGTCGTCCGGTCCTCGCCCTTCCTGGCCCGTCCGCCGGTCCGCGTGAGCGTCCTCCCACCGATCGGCGCCCTCCTCGCGCGGCCTGCCTCCCGCCGCCTCGTCGGACTCGCCGGCACCCACGCGTCGAGGCGGCCGGGCGAGGGCGGGGAGCTGCGGTCCGTCGCACCGCTGCAGGCGGGCGATGCGCTGCGGCGGATCGACTGGCGCGCCACTGCCCGCCGCTCCACCGACCAGGACCGGCTCATGGTGCGGCGTTCCTACGCCGACGCCGAGGCCTCCATCGTCCTGGTGGTCGACCAGGCGCACGACCTGCCGGCGTCGACCGCCGACTGGTTCGCCGCTGGGCCGCGACGCCCGGGTCCGGGGTCCCTCCACGTGGCGCGCGGAGCGGCGGCCACGGTGGCGGCGTCGTTCCTGGCCGGCGGGGACCGGGTGGGACTGCACGACCTGTCCGGTACCCGGCGCCCCCTGCGCTCCGCGGGCGGGGCGCGGCACCTCGAGCAGATCCGGACCCGGCTGGCGGGGATGGCGGTGGTCCCGCGGAAGCGGCGCAGCCGTGATCCGGTACCGCCGCCCGGCACCGTCGTCGTCGTGTTCTCGGCCTTCCTCGACGCGGAGCCCGCACGCCTGCTGCGCCTGTGGCATGCGCAGGGCCACCTCGTGGCCGCCGTGGACTGCGTGCCCCCGCTGCGGCCGGGAGGGACGACGACGGCCCAGGCGGAGGCGGTGCGGCTGACGCTCCTGCGGCGCCGCCTGCTGCTCGAAGCCCTGCAGGACGACGGCATCCCGGTGTTCGTCGGCACCCCGGCGGACGCGCTGCCCGGGCCGGGACCGCGCGGCCGGGACATGCCGGCCTCCTCCACCGCGGGTACGGACCTCTACGCCACGACCGGTTCCGACCTCGCGTCCGGCCTCCGGCTGCTGGCCCGGCAGGCCGCACGGCGGGGCGGGAGCCGTGGGGGCAGCCGTGGTGGGGCCACCCCCGACTCCGGCACCCCTGTCGCCCCGGCCGGGAGCGGGATCCCATGA
- a CDS encoding class I SAM-dependent methyltransferase encodes MIVPAISQDAAAVADHYDGLDPIYRGVWGEHVHHGLWTTGRETSTQAVEALSQAVGERLRLTPGEACVDIGCGYGSTARLLAATHGVRVTGLTLSAEQARYAAAHPVPGVDVHVRDWLVNGLPDASADAAWAIESSEHMVDKPAFFAEAHRVLVPGGRFVICAWLAETDARAWKVRHLLEPICRDGRLPSMGTREDYEAMAVAAGFTVTDYEDVSRRVARTWTICAARLVKAVLVDREARRVARSRISLLILPRMILAYRTGAMRYGIFTLSTADHDRVPREPGTGPR; translated from the coding sequence GTGATCGTCCCCGCCATCTCCCAGGACGCCGCAGCGGTCGCGGACCACTACGACGGCCTCGACCCGATCTATCGCGGCGTGTGGGGCGAGCATGTCCATCACGGGCTGTGGACGACGGGTCGCGAGACGTCCACCCAGGCGGTCGAGGCGCTGAGCCAAGCGGTCGGCGAGCGGCTGCGCCTCACGCCGGGCGAGGCGTGCGTCGACATCGGCTGCGGCTACGGCTCCACCGCACGGCTGCTCGCGGCCACCCACGGGGTCCGCGTCACGGGTCTGACCCTCTCCGCGGAACAGGCCCGCTACGCCGCCGCGCACCCGGTACCCGGCGTGGACGTCCACGTGCGCGACTGGCTCGTCAACGGGCTGCCCGATGCCTCGGCCGACGCCGCCTGGGCGATCGAGTCGAGCGAACACATGGTCGACAAGCCCGCGTTCTTCGCCGAGGCGCACCGCGTGCTGGTCCCCGGTGGCCGCTTCGTCATCTGCGCGTGGCTCGCCGAGACCGATGCCCGCGCATGGAAGGTACGCCACCTGCTCGAACCGATCTGCCGGGACGGACGGCTGCCGTCGATGGGCACGCGCGAGGACTACGAGGCGATGGCGGTGGCGGCGGGCTTCACGGTCACGGACTACGAGGACGTCAGCCGCCGCGTCGCCCGCACGTGGACGATCTGCGCCGCCCGGCTCGTGAAGGCCGTGCTCGTCGACCGCGAGGCCCGCCGTGTCGCCCGCAGCCGCATCTCCCTCCTCATCCTGCCCCGCATGATCCTGGCCTACCGCACCGGTGCGATGCGCTACGGGATCTTCACGCTGTCGACAGCGGACCACGACCGGGTGCCGCGCGAGCCCGGAACCGGTCCGCGATAG
- a CDS encoding helix-turn-helix transcriptional regulator, protein MIETSARLLQLLSLLQLRREWTGPALAQRMEVTERTVRRDIGKLRTLGYPINASPGVAGGYQLGAGAQLPPLLLDDDEALAVAIGLTAVTASPVSGVGEASVRALTKLEQVLPARLRPRFSGLRSAVTRMAAVSTPVNPEVLTAFSAAITEHRCVAFRYERHDGESSRRIVEPYRLVDTGRRWYLVAFDRSREDWRTFRVDRCHSVPVARDRFAPRPLPAPDLAAYVQESITRSPFSYDAVIRFHAPLHELESRVPSTTGTLEADGEHATLLRAGFDSLDFPLAYLASWDVDFEVLEPAAMRERAVVVADRLRRSAGAPARPDDAAGPEPSPQ, encoded by the coding sequence ATGATCGAGACGTCGGCACGCCTCCTGCAGCTCCTCTCGCTCCTCCAGCTGAGGCGTGAGTGGACCGGACCGGCCCTCGCGCAGCGCATGGAGGTGACCGAGCGGACGGTCCGGCGGGACATCGGCAAGCTGCGCACGCTGGGGTATCCCATCAATGCCTCGCCCGGCGTGGCCGGCGGCTACCAGCTCGGCGCCGGCGCCCAGCTCCCACCGCTGCTGCTCGACGACGACGAGGCGCTCGCCGTCGCGATCGGCCTCACGGCGGTCACGGCGAGCCCCGTCTCCGGCGTCGGCGAGGCGTCCGTCCGGGCCCTCACGAAACTGGAGCAGGTGCTCCCGGCCCGCCTCCGCCCCCGCTTCTCCGGCCTCCGCTCCGCGGTGACCCGCATGGCGGCGGTGAGCACGCCCGTGAACCCCGAGGTCCTGACGGCGTTCTCGGCGGCCATCACCGAGCACCGCTGCGTGGCCTTCCGCTACGAACGGCACGACGGCGAGTCCTCCCGGCGCATCGTGGAGCCGTACCGCCTCGTGGACACGGGACGGCGCTGGTACCTCGTGGCGTTCGACCGCTCGCGGGAGGACTGGCGGACCTTCCGCGTGGACCGCTGCCACAGCGTCCCGGTGGCCCGCGACCGCTTCGCGCCCCGCCCCCTGCCGGCTCCGGACCTCGCCGCCTACGTGCAGGAGTCCATCACGCGTTCACCGTTCTCCTACGACGCCGTCATCCGCTTCCACGCGCCCCTGCACGAGCTGGAGTCGCGGGTGCCCTCGACCACGGGGACCCTCGAGGCGGACGGCGAGCACGCCACGCTGCTGCGGGCCGGCTTCGACTCGCTCGACTTCCCCCTCGCCTACCTGGCGAGCTGGGACGTGGACTTCGAGGTGCTCGAGCCGGCGGCGATGCGCGAGCGCGCCGTCGTCGTCGCCGACCGCCTGCGCCGCTCCGCAGGGGCGCCCGCCCGCCCGGACGACGCCGCCGGGCCGGAGCCCAGCCCTCAGTGA